The DNA region GGTGCCGGTTGGCATTGAAAACAACAGCGGCATTATTGCGTGCTTAACCATTTCGATGTTAAATGCATTGAATGCGGATAAGGCTATTCAAAGCGAGGTGATTCTTGCTGAGGCCTACAAATGTGTGAAGAAGATAGAGCAAAGGATAGGGGTTTAAATCCCCCAAACCCCCAAAGGGGGCTTTTTACTTTTTATCGCACATTCTTTCCGTTGACTGAAGTCAACGGCAATGAAATGCGTTTCGACCGTCCCCCATGGGTGTCATTCTGAGCGTAGCGAAGAATCTGTCTCCTAAATGCTACTTACCCAACGCCTCCTGCTGTCTTATAAAAATAATTCCCGCCCGTTGACTGAAGTCAACGGCAATGAAATGCGTTTCGACCGTCCCCTCGTGGGTGTCATTCTGAGCGTAGCGAAGACCTGCGAAGCAAGCATGAAGACAATTGAAAAACAACAACAATTATGAATAATCCCCAGGCTATGGAATGCTAGCTTCAATGAAGCACAGGTTGCAAACTTGGCAGCTATGTTGTATGTATTAGGCTAAAAGCTAGGTCCCTCTCAAATCACTAAATCTAATTTAACGAACCCTTCCACCATGTATAAACGCTAACAACTCACTTTGATCTGTCTCTTTTTATGAGTTGCTTTCCCGGAGAAGTAACATTACACTACCAATAAAAGAGTTTCGTTTTAACGAAACTTTAGTTATCTTTATAACGTTAACGCCCAATAAATGACTAACCGTTTTGAAATTATATTTTTAGAAGAAGTTCATGCGTTTTTGAAAAGTTTGGAGATAAAGCATTATAAAAAGATACTTTACAACATTGGTAAGGTACAAATAGAAAATGACCCGGAGCTTTTCAAAAAATTATCTGATGACATCTGGGAATTTAGAACCATATATCAAGGGTCGCAGTATCGACTTCTTGTCTTTTGGGATAAAACTTCCACTACAAAAACATTGGTAGTTTCTACACACGGATTTATCAAAAAACGGAGCGATGTTCCCAAACAGGAAATTCAAAAAGCGGTTCAAAGTAGGGCAAAATATTTTGAGGAAAAATTAAAAAAGTAATGAAAACATACACATTTGACGAGATAAAAGACGAACTCATTGGGAAAGTAGGAACAGCAGAACGCGACCTTTTTGAGTATGAGCTCCAAATGGACTTAATTGGCACCGCAATAAAGCAGACAAGAAAGGAGCGTAATTTGACACAGGAAGAACTGGGCAAACTTGTAGGTGTTCAGAAAGCACAAATTTCACGGCTTGAAAACAATGCCGGCAATGTAACTCTGGATACATTGTTGAGAGTTTTTACAGCATTAAAAGCAAAAGTGAAATTTAAGGTTGAGCTTTCCGATATGCAATTCCAGGTAGGATAAAAAAGGCATATTACAAGGTCTTTTTAAAAAAGGGCTCAACGGCTTAAATTGGTATTTGAGCAAGGTTCGACAATTCGATCTAACTTTGTGCTATAATAATAAAGTCGAAATCAACAATTGAATAATCGTTTAATTAACCCACTCTCCACCATGTATAAACTCTTACAACTCACTTTCATTTGTTCCCTTTTTATGAGTTGCTCCTCAGCTCAAGAGTGTAACGAAGGCATCAACTTGCTTCCCATGTACGGGAATGCGCCTAAATGTGAAGAGCAGATCAAAGCGGACGAAAAGTTCTTTGCTTTTATTGATTCGAAATTCAAGGATAGAAAAACCGCAGCACTGTCGTCCGTTCAATCGGGTTGGAACTATTTCTACAAAAACGATCTCGAAACCTCAATGAAACGCTTCAATCAAGCCTGGCTTTTAGACAGTTTAAATGCAGATGTTTACTGGGGTTTTGGTAATTTATTAGGGAGAAAGAATCAATTTGAGGCTTCTATTCCCTACTTCGAAAAATCTTTAAAACTTTCACCCAATAACCCCAAAGTTCATGAATCTATGGCAACAAGTTATGGTCAATTATTTGTAGCCACAAAAAAAACCACCAACCTCAATAAGGCCATTGAAAGTTTGAAAAAAGCAAATAGCTTAGATAAAAACAATGCCAGAATATTGGCGCAACTCACCACCGCCTATTTTTATTTTAATCAAAAAGACAGTGCGAATAAATATTTAAATCTAACGGATAAGATCGATCCAAAGGCTATTAATCCTGAACTTAGAGCATTGCTCAAAAAGAAATAAATGAGGTTTAGAACTGTCTTTGCAACCTATAAGGATTTGAAAACCTTATAGGTTTATAGTTTATTTAGATTTACAAAAAATTAACGTATCTGATATTAATATTAAGGCGGTCTTATAAATATTGACTTGTCATCCTGAGTTTGTCGAAGGACTTATCTAAGACCTTTAAAGGGCGTTTCGACTACCTGTCCCCACTTTTCCTATCGTGTGGACACATCTCCAATGCTATTAAGTTAAGCTTGTCAATTGTCAGTCTGAGCGGAGTCGAAGACCCTTTCTATAGGATAAAACGAAAAATATCTATCCTTCGACTCCTTTGTTTTTTCAAAAACTAAACTCTGAGGATGATGACCCGTTTAGACTTCTCGGGAAGCTCAACGTGACGAATCCGTATCTTGAGTTTCCAGGCAGCCCAATAACGGAAACCGAACCTACCCTGAATATTTCACATTGTATTCTTTACCTTTCTCGATAACGATTTCATAAACACCCGTTGATACCACTTTTACAACGGCCCCTTTTAACGATGGTTTCGTTTTGCTTTTGAATCTGAGCTTTCCTGTTCCGACAGCGGATGAAACCTTGATTTCCTTTTTGCTGCAATACACTACAATATCGCCATTTGCGGTTGGCACTTTTCCTTCCATCCAATCCAAACCGCCTAACATGGGTTCAATGGTGTATGTTGCGTAACCGGGAGCTGTGGGTTGAACGCCCAAATAATATTTCCCCAACAAATAAATGGGACTTGCACCCCAAGCATGGCAAAGGCTTTTGCCAAACGGGCGACCGTACATGGCCAAATGTTCGGTTCCTTGTTTATCGGGATTGTATTCTTCCCAAAAGGAAGTTGCGCCAAGCTTTAACATGCCGCCCCAATAGTTTTTCATTTCTTTTAATACGTAAGCTTGTTCACCCATGGCGCATAAGGCTTCAAGTTCGTAGAAACGCATGTATGGCGTGGTAATCTTCGCTACTTGATCATTTAAGAGCACATTCTTTTTTACAGCCAGCTTTTGTTCAGGGCTGAAATAATCGAAGAAAATACCGAACATATTGGCATATCGGGTTACGTTGTCGGTTTGCTTGCCATCAATTCTACTGTGCACCAATGCGTTTTTGTTTTGGTTCCAGTAGAGTTCAAAAATCTTGGTTTTTAGCGCTTTTGCCTGCTTATCGTATTGGGTTGCACCACTCGCATCGTTTGCAAGTTTAGCGCATAAGGCCATTGTTTCTAAGCTTCGGGCGTACAATAACTGCTCAAAACTCACCTCGCCTTCCTTGCTTAATTTATCAGCCCAATCTATAAAGATCCAATCGCCGGGCATCCATTCCAACAAGCCGTTTTTGTTCTTACGACCGTCAATATATGTCATTAACGATTGCATTCTAGGGTAAATATCCTGCACAAATTTTTGGTCGCCAGTAAACTTATAATAATCGTAAATACCTAAAAACCAATAAAAAGAATAATCCATAATGGTGTTGATGTGGGCCGTTACAGGATCTTTGCCACGTTGAGCGAGCAATGTTCGTTTAACTGTTGGCGCATCGAAGAACGAGTAATAATTCATCAGATAACTTTGATAAGCATCGCCACTCCAAACCCAGCGGTCGCGTTTAATACCATCGATAAAAAACTCTCGTGTGTTCAGCTGAAAGGTATATTTTGCTACATCGTAAATCTTGTTCAACTCCGTATCGGATGATTTGAAACTACCCCGTTCGGTAACGGGCGCATACTCGTAAAGCATGGAAACGGAATCAGCCGAAACGCCGTTTTCCGGCTGAAAATTGACATACCTAAAAGCCTTGGATAAGGGCATAATGGAATCTTTTTTTACTGGAAGATTAATATCCAGATAATCCAAAGTTTCACATTTATCGGTTGATAAAGCTTCTTCTTTCGATTCGCCGTAGTAAATACTAAAACGTCCTTTACCCTTTAAACCGTGAACTTTGATGAAGCCGAAAGTTTCCTTTCCGAAATCGACAACGTGGCCCTTGTTAACTTGCTCTTTTTTTACGGCAAATTGGGCTACAACAGGCAACTTAAACTGCGATGGCAGCTGATTTGGATCGGTTAAATTCCACGAACCTGCTGATACGAAAGTAGTTCCCGATTTATCGGAGGTTTTTCCGCTGGCATCAATCCACTCCTTATCTTCAAAAGTGGTTAACCAGCTTTCATCAGAAACCACCGTTTTACCTTGAACAAAAATAGCGGGTACATGGGCTTGATTGTACACTTTTAAGCTCAACTTGTGCTTGCCGGCAGGGATTTTGATCGTTTTTGGAAAACCTGAAATCGCTTGCCCATCAATTTTGACATTATAAGTTCCTTCTACAAAAAGCTTCACTTCTTCCGGTTGGGCGAGGGTAAACTCTTTGTGGAAATCGACCAAAACGTAGTGGCTGTCCATTTTCCAAAATACCGGAAAAAAGGAACCACGTTCTGTTCTTCGGTTCTGCATTACATTGCTCATGTAAATGTCGAAGTCGCCCGGATACCAAATCCATGATGCTTCTTGGGCGAAAACCGGAGCCACCAAACAGCTTAGGATGGTAAGTAAAAGTAATGTTTTTAAATTTTTCATATGTCGGT from Pedobacter endophyticus includes:
- a CDS encoding type II toxin-antitoxin system RelE/ParE family toxin; the encoded protein is MTNRFEIIFLEEVHAFLKSLEIKHYKKILYNIGKVQIENDPELFKKLSDDIWEFRTIYQGSQYRLLVFWDKTSTTKTLVVSTHGFIKKRSDVPKQEIQKAVQSRAKYFEEKLKK
- a CDS encoding helix-turn-helix domain-containing protein, which produces MKTYTFDEIKDELIGKVGTAERDLFEYELQMDLIGTAIKQTRKERNLTQEELGKLVGVQKAQISRLENNAGNVTLDTLLRVFTALKAKVKFKVELSDMQFQVG
- a CDS encoding tetratricopeptide repeat protein, giving the protein MSCSSAQECNEGINLLPMYGNAPKCEEQIKADEKFFAFIDSKFKDRKTAALSSVQSGWNYFYKNDLETSMKRFNQAWLLDSLNADVYWGFGNLLGRKNQFEASIPYFEKSLKLSPNNPKVHESMATSYGQLFVATKKTTNLNKAIESLKKANSLDKNNARILAQLTTAYFYFNQKDSANKYLNLTDKIDPKAINPELRALLKKK
- a CDS encoding alpha-L-rhamnosidase-related protein yields the protein MKNLKTLLLLTILSCLVAPVFAQEASWIWYPGDFDIYMSNVMQNRRTERGSFFPVFWKMDSHYVLVDFHKEFTLAQPEEVKLFVEGTYNVKIDGQAISGFPKTIKIPAGKHKLSLKVYNQAHVPAIFVQGKTVVSDESWLTTFEDKEWIDASGKTSDKSGTTFVSAGSWNLTDPNQLPSQFKLPVVAQFAVKKEQVNKGHVVDFGKETFGFIKVHGLKGKGRFSIYYGESKEEALSTDKCETLDYLDINLPVKKDSIMPLSKAFRYVNFQPENGVSADSVSMLYEYAPVTERGSFKSSDTELNKIYDVAKYTFQLNTREFFIDGIKRDRWVWSGDAYQSYLMNYYSFFDAPTVKRTLLAQRGKDPVTAHINTIMDYSFYWFLGIYDYYKFTGDQKFVQDIYPRMQSLMTYIDGRKNKNGLLEWMPGDWIFIDWADKLSKEGEVSFEQLLYARSLETMALCAKLANDASGATQYDKQAKALKTKIFELYWNQNKNALVHSRIDGKQTDNVTRYANMFGIFFDYFSPEQKLAVKKNVLLNDQVAKITTPYMRFYELEALCAMGEQAYVLKEMKNYWGGMLKLGATSFWEEYNPDKQGTEHLAMYGRPFGKSLCHAWGASPIYLLGKYYLGVQPTAPGYATYTIEPMLGGLDWMEGKVPTANGDIVVYCSKKEIKVSSAVGTGKLRFKSKTKPSLKGAVVKVVSTGVYEIVIEKGKEYNVKYSG